The genomic DNA TACTAAACACATCGAACACATCTACacaccgccccccccccccccccccataccAAGTGACTGTTTGTTCAGCTATCCTTCCTTCGCTGTGTCTCGCACCACCTTCTGAACGGAAAGATGGCCATCTGTTTTGTACATTCACGTCTACGACCACCAACGTCCGGCAGCGGCCGCCGCATGATGGAGCAGGCTGGCATGCTGGAACCCGGGCGGTAGCTGTAGATGGGCTGCTCCGGGAACCGCCGTCAGGAGATCGTGTGGTTGTTTGCTACCACCGAGGCACGGTTTCCCGTCGCGCACCAGCACCGGCACCGCGACTCTCCTCGGCGACGGTAGTCCGCCCGCACCGTTCCCACCCCCATGGCCACCGTGATGGTCGAGCGCACCCTTCTCGTGTGCGGCCCGTTTCGTTTTGTACCGATGGTTTTGGAACCATATCTTCACCTGCGTCGGTGTGAGGCGTATAAGCGACGCCAGATGTTCCCGTTCCGGTGCGGACAGGTAGCGCTGCTGGCGAAACCGACGCTCCAGCTCGTACGTTTGCGCCTTGGAGAACAGGACACGCCGTTTGCGCTTCTTGTGGCCCATCCCGTTCGATTGGTGGCCCCGCTCCGTCGGCATACTGCCGTCGTCCGTATCGTCGATCATGTCGATCTCATCGTCACAGCCTTCCTCGATGTCAACGTCGTCTGaattttcggtgtgtgtgtcaccGTGCAGGTGGTGGTGCGGATCTCCCCGTTCCGAGTCGGATGGGCTGGGTGTGCGCATCCCGGACCCGGCCCGTCCCGCACCCAGGTGGCCACCGAGCGAAAGGTCGCCGGGTGTTACACCGGCCGCCGCTAGTGTCGCCAGCCCGGTACTTCCGATGTACGAGCGTTCCGAGTGTACCGGCGAGGTACTGTCCGCTGGGCTGACCTGCTGTGCGAACAACCGTTGGTGGGCTTGCTGGGCCGCTTGCTGATGGCATGCTGCAAGAAACGACAAAGAATACGGTCAATTAGTGCGTGTGTTACTTCCTCtagctgtgtgtgagtgttttgcttttccggATGTGCCATTTGCATCAACTGTCTGTGCGCTGTCATGCTGTGCGCCTGCAAGGTGTGCAACACGCACAGCACGCCACCGGTAGACACTGTCCCGGTGACCTCGATAAAGCCGATTAAAAGCTGCATGCGGAACAATGGGAAACAGACACCGGAAATGGAAATTGCTTACAGCGACCTCGGTGAATCGCTGGGAGATAATTTATGACCAGCACTTTCTCACTCCACTGTTTCTGTGGCGTGTCCCTTGCTTTGTACGGCTTGTGTGTTGGCCTATCGGCCGGCAGACTATAGGTTTCGGTACCTTTgctaaccaaacaaaaaggcCCGGTGGGATGATTGTGTTGATAAATGACATTCGAGTTTATTATTAATGTACTGGCGCGGAAGTGGCATTACACTCGCCTTCTCTCCTTTCAACAATTTTCCCGACGCTCTTTAACTCTTTACGTGCCACGGGAGCGAacttgggggaaaaaacaaaatctttcaGCAAATAAATTGATCACATCCGGAAACACTTTTTCATCATCCCCGGCCAGTTAATGCTCTTGGCCACTATCATACAAATGTAACCCCCCTTCCGAAGTGAGTATGCGTGAAGCATTCAGGAAAAAACCCGGGGAAAACCTTTCTAAAGCCGAAGATCACGCCCTTTTTCTACTCCGCCTGCTTTTCATTCTAGCCGCTCTCTTGCTC from Anopheles stephensi strain Indian chromosome 2, UCI_ANSTEP_V1.0, whole genome shotgun sequence includes the following:
- the LOC118503870 gene encoding homeobox protein vnd-like, with translation MAGPTATAPVLTWSPLLFPPWNTALLPAAFYPVAALRSLPGFLDSMKLPQSQRTTSTGAGFRICNLLELDNDKKQHAKKRKSSSPIDDPVTLHRSRDRDADEADDEDDSGAVDASCPPDGSLTRRSGTMTLSQEDTSSNPDLHGCSVINSDDDSSRPEARTDARGTSRGDRTSPSAASGDEGGKPTFGLRTTSLAEDLHARFGYSALHPGTHLPHLPTHPHHPNHHSHHPHQHHPTHLHHPHHTLAGTPPSHALFGGRSWPYDSCNTLNACHQQAAQQAHQRLFAQQVSPADSTSPVHSERSYIGSTGLATLAAAGVTPGDLSLGGHLGAGRAGSGMRTPSPSDSERGDPHHHLHGDTHTENSDDVDIEEGCDDEIDMIDDTDDGSMPTERGHQSNGMGHKKRKRRVLFSKAQTYELERRFRQQRYLSAPEREHLASLIRLTPTQVKIWFQNHRYKTKRAAHEKGALDHHGGHGGGNGAGGLPSPRRVAVPVLVRDGKPCLGGSKQPHDLLTAVPGAAHLQLPPGFQHASLLHHAAAAAGRWWS